CGCAACTACGGTTTGGATCTGACAAAGGGACGGGTTCACGACACTCTGAAGGCCGGTGTCCTGGAGCCCAGCATGAGCAAGATCAAGCAGCTCAAGAGTGCTGTGGAGGCTTGCATATCCATCATGCGCATTGACACGATCATCAAGCTGGACCCCGAACAGCCGCAGGATGATGGCCACGGCCACTAAGCCTGATCTCATTTTGACTACcccaaaccccaaaaaaggcAGTAATATGATGTGACATAGATGATCAGCAGTAGTAAATTCTCATTTCTGCTGCAACTGCATATGAACCAATTAATTTCAAAGTAGATACATGAAATCCGTAGCCCTGAACATCCATTCTACTAGATCTACATCTCTCACTGCCGCTTGGCGGCCATCAGCTTCCGGTATTCCTCGACGATATTCCTCCGCTCACCAGCCAACTCCTCACGACGTCTCAAACTTCCAACCGCAGCAGGCACATTGGCAACATCAACCTTAGCCCCACCACGCACCTTAAAGATCTCCCGGGGTTTAACCAACTGAGGCGGCGCCTTCGCAACCTCAAACGGATTCTTCTTCCGCTCCTCATCGCGCTTCTTCAGCTTGGCCCAAGGGTCGGGATCATCATCTCCACTATCATCGGCATTCGtccccttcttcttgtttttctttgaagcggccttcttcttcccgccGGCAGCCTCAATCTCCCACTCCTTCCACTGCCGCAACTCAGCCTCCATATCATCCTCCCGCTCTTCCCGCTCCTCCTGCTCTCTCTCCCGGATCCTAGCGTCCTCCTCACGCCACCCCTTCTGCAGTCGCAGCAGATGCTTCTCATGCTTCGTCCGCTTGTGCTGCTCCTTGTTCTTAGCATCGCCAGTCTTAACCGACTTGGTCATCTGCGACAATGGCATTTCGCGGTCAACACGTGCTACAAATTCGGCTAGCCTCTCGCCAGGCATGATCTTGGGCATTTCAGTCTTCTCCATGGCAGCGGGTTTGGGGTTTTGCGTTTCCGCGGGCTTCTTCGATGACGTCGTTGCGTCTTCTGTGGCATTGCGCTTGCGCTTGTTCGGGCGCTCGCCCGTCTCTAGTCCTGATGGTGCCCGTCGCCCTGTCTGCTGGTATTGCATCAGGCGGCGGAATGCTCTCGGGGTGTCGTCTTCGGTGACATTCTTGAGGCGGTGGGTGGGTGCTTTGTTGGCGCTTTGGTTTTGGTCTTTGCCTTGGTTCTTGAGCTTTTTGCCATTCTTGCCTAGCTTGGGCTTGACTAGATCACGGACTGGAAGTGCTTTTGCGATCTCTGAGGGTGGGAGATCGAAGTGGCTGACACGAAGGAAGTCGTTAGTTTTGGGCATTGAAAAGATATATTGTATTTCCAGTGCTCACGCTTTGTCGGCTTCGCCGCGTCTCTTGTGTTTGTGAGGCATTTTTGGGTGGTTTTGCAGTGGAAGATTGGAGGATTGGCGTTGTTGGCGGAACTTTTTTCATTGAGGTTGGCCTTATCTTATCGCTTCACATGGGCGACCTCGGGCAAGTCTACTTCAAATTCGCTTTTGAAAGTATCAGTTTAATAGCCCATTCTAGAGGAAATCTATTACAGCATTGGACTCGATGAATGAGGGATATTTTTGATTCAGTCAGATAGTACAAATAGGCCCGAAAAAAAGGGTATGCTACGCCAGTTAATATGCCCTTCCTAAACGCCAGTAAGATGCCCACaggcaaaaaaagaatagaAACATTCAGACACCTCGGAAAATGAAAAacaattaaaaaaaacacagcAGACGCCAGGGAATCAttcgtcttcgtcatcaATTGAGTCTTTCATATCAGCCCAGCCACACATCCAGCGTTTGCCCTCAGCTTCACCACCGTTTCGAAGCTCGCGAGCCTCAGATCCCTCACGCCAGCACCGAGCGGAGTAGTCATCACTTACAGTAACAAGTTCGCCAGATGGGGTCCAGGACAGACCAGTGACCTCTTTCTGATGACCTTCAATAAGAGGAGTGCCTGATTGGTGGATTGGGATGGTATCCTCGAGACGCCCAGACAGGCCGATTCCAGAGTTGGTGCGACGAAGTGCTGAGCGGGTAGGGAAGAGGGAAGTTCTGCTAGGCAGAGATTCGGCTGGTTTTATAACGGGAGAAGTGAGGTACCTTTCATCGGTAGGGAAAAGAATGGGGCAGTGATCGCTGCTCCCAGTAGCCAGCATCTCTGGATGATCGTGGTTTGCTTTGCGCACGGCTAACTTTACATAGAATGAGGAAATTTGGAGGCGAGGGTGGCGGAATCCATAGAGAGGCCCAAGACCGTCCTTGTCGGAGCCTCCAGTCCTTCGAGAACGGTTGTTATTGAGTGAAAGTTCAGGCGCATGCCCAAGAATTAAGTGAGATGTCGAATATGCGTAAATGGTGTTGTCTCGGCAAAGTGTGTACAATCGAGAGCCATCTCCTCCAAATGCCATAGAAGTCAGGCCAAAGCGTCGATACTTCACATGGCTTTCTGGCTCTTGTGTTGTAGATAGAGGGATGACGGGTCGACCACGACGATTGTTATGTGCTGTTCGCAAGTCCCAAAGTCTGACACTTGCACTAGCCTCAGAAGCCGTAACAAAAAGATTTTCGCGGCCAGGCGAGAGAAAAGCGAGGGAAGTGACGGTAATATCGGTCCGACCAATTGGTAGCGTATCGTTTTTATCCATGGTGGGTTTATGAGAGGTTGTATATGCATGGGCGCCTTCAATGGTATTCAGAACGTGTGGGTATAACATCTTTCGAGGTGCAGTGGTCGCGGCGTTTTCGGTTTCAGATTCCAGGGAGCATTGGACTTGCAACGCAGGCCGTTCAAATCCTTTGCAGCGGAGATCCCAAATATTGACATTTCCATCCCGACTGCACGTAGCAAGAACCTTGTTGTTTGACGCCGGTTGGAATTGGACGCGCTTAACGGAGGATGAGTGATTTGATAGGCAGTGGATGGGTCGTTGTGTTGTCATATCAATGATAAGAGACGTTTGGTCGCCAGATGCCGTAGCCAGTAGCATGTCGTCCGATGAGAACTCGAGGTCCATGATCGAATTCATGTGTGGACGGAAACCAAGGTATGCGTTGCAGAACCCGGCATCCTCATCCATCGATGAATCCAAGAGCCGAATTCCACCCTCTTCATCGCCCACTGCAACTAGAGAATTTGCTTCCCATTTGTTAGCAAGTATGGGGAGCGGTTAATTACAACATGACTTACTGTTGCATGAGGCATTACAGAATGGGAGGGCCACTGAACCCTCCGATGCGTAGCTACTACACATGTGACGATCTTGGGATAAGGAATAGAAGTTTGAAGTAAGATCTTGCCAGCCTAGAGAGGAGATTAGAGGTATACGACTAAACCATGGGATGAATACTAACCAACGCCAGAGTTAGATCGTAGGGTCACTTTATTTGCCCGAGCCCCCCCCACAGTTCGCATAAACAAAGCACCAGGTGATTGCAATGCCTGGGAGCGGCGCACAGGGGCCACGGGTATTTTTCGCTTGGGTGGACTCGGCGGGGCTAATGCACCAGGACGGATGTCGATGTTTGGACTTTTAAGATCTTGTTCCACATCCTGCATCGGAGATCGGACACGAACTCTCTTCAGAGGCGAGGATTGCGGGGAAACGACTGAGGAGAATgaattttttctttttctgctCGGAGTACGAATAAAGTCTTCTGGTAAGCCATCGTAAGGGCTTCTGGTACTGCCAGCCTTGGAAGTTCTCGAAAAGGCTGGTCCCAGACGATTTACCGCAGGCGATGTTAATGCCCGTAATGCCTGGCGGCTGGTTGAGGGTGTGATAGAAATATCCCCAGTTGGTAGTAAAGAACGCGGGGTAAAGAATCGACGGAATGACCGAGGCGTTACAGTGGGTGGCTTTCTGGTTCTGCGAGTATCGGAAGCAGTAGACGGCGGGGATGAGGGAGGCTCTGGAGGAGGAAAAAGAGGCTCCGACCTGGGTACCTCCGGGAGATTGGAGATGTCCATTGTGCGTTTAACAAAAAagcagaaaggaaaaaaaaagagctaTGGATGCATGGGTGGAGGTCTGGACGGGCTGTCTAAAGAGGATCGGAGATGAATCGGGGAAGTAGGATCTTTTTTCGTGTCGCGACGTGACGCGATCGTGTCAAGGCAAGGCATTTTACCCACCTCTCCCTCCACTTTCAATGTCGTCTGGGACTCCTTCAATACAAACTATTCCTCCCTCAACGGCTACCTAGCGCCTAAATTGGCTTGGAATAATTCCTTGGCTCAAATCTTTTGGGATTTTTATCTCAAAACGTATCTGGACAATCTTGATGTCAACACCATTCAACTACATTATATGCTAAATTACCTATTCATGGAACATAAAGAACATCAGACATTTCACCTGGCTTACAAATTGAAATGGCCTATAGTGCTCTTAAGCAAGCAGCCCAACAATTTTCATTTAGTGTACATAGGGTACTCCCAGACAGGCTTCTAACTTGCCCAAATCCGGCCCCGAGGTAAAAATAGCAGATTATGTAATGCGGTGGTTTTGGGTCGAGACGAGGGTCACCTTTCACCTATCAAAAGTGTAGATGGTgtcgaagaggagaagaagctTCTTGTAACACAGAATAAGAGTCTGGGAAGGATGACTGTTTCTCGAGGCAAGGGCATACAATATACACCTTATATGCACTATTCCTCAGTGTGGGATGGAACTTCGATGAGAGCAGACGTAGCTTGTTCCACGAACGTTCTCCCTTTCTTAGAGAATTCCTTAATGCTAGGCTCTTATTTGTTTGACTCCGATTGGGACCGGGAGGACTAATCTTCAGGGCTTGTGATAGTCTTACAAGAGGAGGTGAAAAAAATACATAGATGATAAAGTTGACGTGACGCCGTATTGACCAAAGATCCCTAGCGGAAGATTCCAAGCCTTGACCTTGTCCAAATTCACAAATGATTCTAGCTCGTAGGCCATGAATTGACCAGCAATGAAGGGATTGGTGGCCTTCTGTTCGCCGATTTCCTCGTCTGACATTTAGACAATGCTCATCTCCCTTCCAGTGTCTCGGGATAAAGAGTGGATTACGGTGTCGACCCCCAAAACTCCGAATCGACCTCAATGTCTTGGTGATTGAACTTGACAGGATCGAagactgctgctgctgcaaaCTGGACGATGTGGTTGTGAGCAACAATGGGCAACAAAGTTTCCGGAGCGAAAGCAGTGGCTAATGCACCGGTTTCCGTGAAGCCCTGGTACATCATTGTCTTTGGGAACAAGAAGTTGTTCAGGAAGCTCCCCGGGCGCAAAATTGTCCAGCTTTTGAATCCCGCTTTGCCAAATATATCTTCAATAGCCGATTTGTCGAGCATCTTGGTGCTTATGATGCTGGTCGGATCCCATGATTTGAGGTGTCGGGGATCATTGGCAGACAAGGCACTAGCGTAAAATACTAATTTGATGCCAGCTTCCTTGGCAGTTTTGAGAAGTCGGCACGTTTGTTCGAAACTTGTGTTAAAATCTGTCAACGCTGGCATCAAGTCTAGGAAAAGGGTTGTGCAATTGGCCACGGGCCTTCTGAGGGGATCAGTGTTGTCAAGATTGCCTTTCGTGATGATTACACCAAGTGATTTGAGATAATGAGCAGCAGCCGAGTCAGGGGTGCACGTAATGGCATGTATTTTGACATCAGTTTTGAGCAGATGGTCGACCAATGCGCCGCCCTGAGTACCGGTGGCGCCGCAGACGAATATGGGCGGAGAAGACGTTTGAAATTCGAAGAGTATGGTGAGGCCTTTAGCTTGCAAGTTCTACATTGAATTTGTGCTACATTATGTACCACACTATGTCCACGTTGACAGTTGACACTTTTATGCATATAGAACTCCACTCGGTTCGCCACTGTATCCAGGAGCGACTTTTGATTGGTGAACCAAAGCCTCACTGACGGAGTTCCGCCCCAGACCCACTAACAGGCCTGGAACATCTCTCTTCCTCCACCTTTCCTTCGAGAAGCAGAAGTCTCTAAGAGGTGAAGATGCTTCTCACTGAAGCTCAAAGCACAGCTTCGCGGTGGAAGTCTCGTAAGGCGTGCAAATCAGCCAAATAGCGATGCGACCTATCATTTCCAGTCTATTCAAGATGCATCCACAAAAGCATACCATGCTTTTACCCAGGAAGGCTACAACCCGAGCTGAAATTATTGCCGATATCCCGTCGTCTGCGAATAGTGACGAGATGATTAATACCAATTCCACTCAATACAATTGTGACTCTTAACTGTGATTACCCTGGTCAATATGGGCTCATTTCATTCTATTATGATCGACTCGCCCATCCGTCATGTCATTACAACTTCCACAGAAGCTCGTGCGAATATCTTCGAGGGGCTTTCCTCGTCGCAAAAGCTTGACTCCGCCATGACAAGAACGAGCTTCCCGAAGCAGCTCGCGGATGTATTAGCCAATCGACTATAATTCGCGGTGGGTATATTCCAGAATACCCCCAAAATGGGTAGTCACCAGGAACCAAACTCGATAGTGTCATCGTCAGCTTTTTTAAAAGTGGTATGCCAAAGGACATGTAAGGTTAGTTCACCGATGGTACTTTTTCATCCTCTGCAAGCCGTTGTGTGGTCACAATGCCGAGGTTTCCTCTACACAGGGCAATATTCACATGTATCAGGTCATCAAAGTTGGGAAATCTCATTAAGCCCCCTCGAGTGCTTTGGTATAATTTTGTATGTCTGGATGTCGAGGGGAGATCATTCGAAGAGATTGACTAGTTGTTCTGGAAGATACGAAATTCGCTGGATTGTAAGGCAGATATCATAGGATACCTAAAAAGCTAAAAGG
The nucleotide sequence above comes from Penicillium digitatum chromosome 1, complete sequence. Encoded proteins:
- a CDS encoding UPF0653 protein C607.02c yields the protein MPHKHKRRGEADKAHFDLPPSEIAKALPVRDLVKPKLGKNGKKLKNQGKDQNQSANKAPTHRLKNVTEDDTPRAFRRLMQYQQTGRRAPSGLETGERPNKRKRNATEDATTSSKKPAETQNPKPAAMEKTEMPKIMPGERLAEFVARVDREMPLSQMTKSVKTGDAKNKEQHKRTKHEKHLLRLQKGWREEDARIREREQEEREEREDDMEAELRQWKEWEIEAAGGKKKAASKKNKKKGTNADDSGDDDPDPWAKLKKRDEERKKNPFEVAKAPPQLVKPREIFKVRGGAKVDVANVPAAVGSLRRREELAGERRNIVEEYRKLMAAKRQ
- a CDS encoding NAD(P)-binding domain: MPALTDFNTSFEQTCRLLKTAKEAGIKLVFYASALSANDPRHLKSWDPTSIISTKMLDKSAIEDIFGKAGFKSWTILRPGSFLNNFLFPKTMMYQGFTETGALATAFAPETLLPIVAHNHIVQFAAAAVFDPVKFNHQDIEVDSEFWGSTP
- a CDS encoding WD40/YVTN repeat-like-containing domain; this translates as MDISNLPEVPRSEPLFPPPEPPSSPPSTASDTRRTRKPPTVTPRSFRRFFTPRSLLPTGDISITPSTSRQALRALTSPAVNRLGPAFSRTSKAGSTRSPYDGLPEDFIRTPSRKRKNSFSSVVSPQSSPLKRVRVRSPMQDVEQDLKSPNIDIRPGALAPPSPPKRKIPVAPVRRSQALQSPGALFMRTVGGARANKVTLRSNSGVGWQDLTSNFYSLSQDRHMCSSYASEGSVALPFCNASCNTNSLVAVGDEEGGIRLLDSSMDEDAGFCNAYLGFRPHMNSIMDLEFSSDDMLLATASGDQTSLIIDMTTQRPIHCLSNHSSSVKRVQFQPASNNKVLATCSRDGNVNIWDLRCKGFERPALQVQCSLESETENAATTAPRKMLYPHVLNTIEGAHAYTTSHKPTMDKNDTLPIGRTDITVTSLAFLSPGRENLFVTASEASASVRLWDLRTAHNNRRGRPVIPLSTTQEPESHVKYRRFGLTSMAFGGDGSRLYTLCRDNTIYAYSTSHLILGHAPELSLNNNRSRRTGGSDKDGLGPLYGFRHPRLQISSFYVKLAVRKANHDHPEMLATGSSDHCPILFPTDERYLTSPVIKPAESLPSRTSLFPTRSALRRTNSGIGLSGRLEDTIPIHQSGTPLIEGHQKEVTGLSWTPSGELVTVSDDYSARCWREGSEARELRNGGEAEGKRWMCGWADMKDSIDDEDE